A genomic window from Deinococcus detaillensis includes:
- the ygfZ gene encoding CAF17-like 4Fe-4S cluster assembly/insertion protein YgfZ: protein MTAFTATAFTVLPSSALRLTGADRLDFVQGQMTNNLKAAPTPGMVEACFLSPKGQIEFFARIYKRESDLYLHLAEGVAPTLAARFGKYIIFDQVEVQDISGELASLHVWSQQVPGWDAGGPEVQSFELGGGVVLAGRIDRTGSAGLDLHYLRKHQSEVLLALGGAERSHAELEAARIGAGISDAVQDGWAGFLPQEVGLERAMSYRKGCYVGQEIMARLEARGNTRYQLTQLENAQGLPLPARAEITLSGKVVGRSGASAGDTALARLRKDVPEGAVLDVGGVAASVKVPLAAAE from the coding sequence ATGACCGCCTTCACTGCGACTGCCTTTACAGTGCTGCCTTCCAGCGCCCTGCGTCTGACCGGCGCTGACCGCCTCGATTTCGTGCAGGGCCAGATGACCAACAACCTCAAGGCCGCGCCGACGCCCGGCATGGTCGAGGCCTGCTTCCTGAGTCCCAAAGGGCAGATCGAGTTTTTTGCCCGAATTTACAAGCGCGAGAGCGATTTGTATCTGCACTTGGCCGAAGGCGTTGCGCCCACCTTAGCGGCCCGCTTCGGCAAATACATCATCTTTGACCAGGTGGAAGTGCAGGACATCAGCGGCGAACTCGCCAGCTTGCATGTCTGGAGCCAGCAGGTGCCGGGCTGGGACGCGGGTGGCCCCGAGGTGCAGAGCTTTGAACTCGGCGGCGGCGTGGTGCTGGCCGGACGAATCGACCGCACTGGAAGCGCGGGGCTGGATCTGCATTATCTCCGCAAACACCAATCTGAAGTGCTGCTTGCCCTCGGCGGAGCTGAGCGTTCCCACGCCGAACTGGAAGCCGCCCGTATCGGGGCCGGAATCAGTGACGCCGTGCAAGACGGCTGGGCCGGGTTCTTGCCGCAGGAAGTCGGCCTGGAGCGGGCCATGAGCTACCGCAAGGGCTGCTACGTGGGTCAGGAGATCATGGCGCGGTTGGAAGCGCGGGGTAATACCCGCTATCAGCTCACTCAGCTGGAGAACGCGCAAGGCTTGCCCCTGCCCGCCCGCGCCGAGATTACGCTGAGCGGCAAAGTGGTGGGCCGCAGCGGAGCGAGCGCCGGAGATACCGCGCTGGCCCGCCTCCGCAAAGACGTGCCCGAAGGCGCAGTGCTGGACGTGGGCGGGGTGGCAGCGAGTGTGAAAGTGCCGCTGGCCGCCGCCGAGTAA
- a CDS encoding UDP-N-acetylmuramoyl-L-alanyl-D-glutamate--2,6-diaminopimelate ligase — protein MRLADLCAALQLAAPAANPEILGVTHNAAWVSPGDVFVAIRGAKVDGHQFAAQAAERGAAAIAGEGWPLAEACPLPYVQVPSARAALADFAAVLEGQPSRRLKVVGVTGTDGKTTTSWLTAHLLRSAGLDTGLLSTVGYQLSDGMLQHFPAHFTTPEAPQVQATLRQLADSGGQAVVLEASSHALALERVRAVEWDVAIWTHLSSEHLDFHGNLEQYFAEKRKLIERSPFAVLNADDPWTERLKLGQHVTYSAEGNEADWQAQHVEEQSGGLAFKVVSPAGTFDAFLPMIGRFNVSNALAGMAAAHHLGATAEQLAAGLASFAGVPGRMERVTRQTSVPSLLGPRVIVDFAHTPPSLEKALGTLRATTSGQLIVVIGSAGGPRDPSKRGPLGEVAARMADEVIFTEEDCRDTPLSDILSAMAEGAQAAGRSNYCLVPDRRQAISHAVRLAGPGDTVLLAGKGPEETLERLNETVPWNEVEEARAALELWG, from the coding sequence ATGCGCCTCGCCGATCTCTGCGCCGCCCTTCAGTTAGCCGCTCCCGCTGCCAACCCTGAAATTCTCGGCGTGACCCACAACGCCGCCTGGGTCAGTCCCGGCGACGTATTTGTGGCGATTCGCGGCGCGAAGGTGGACGGCCACCAGTTCGCGGCCCAGGCCGCAGAGCGCGGCGCGGCGGCAATAGCGGGTGAGGGCTGGCCGCTGGCCGAAGCTTGCCCGCTGCCTTACGTTCAGGTTCCCAGTGCCCGCGCCGCGCTGGCCGATTTCGCCGCCGTACTGGAGGGACAGCCCAGCCGCCGCCTCAAGGTAGTGGGCGTCACCGGCACCGACGGCAAAACCACCACCAGTTGGCTGACTGCCCATCTGCTGCGCTCGGCGGGCCTGGACACCGGCCTGCTCAGCACGGTGGGCTATCAGCTCAGCGACGGCATGTTGCAGCACTTCCCAGCGCATTTCACCACCCCCGAAGCGCCGCAGGTGCAGGCCACCCTGCGCCAACTCGCAGACAGCGGCGGACAAGCGGTCGTTTTGGAAGCCAGCAGCCACGCCCTCGCCTTAGAACGGGTGCGGGCAGTGGAATGGGACGTGGCGATCTGGACGCACCTCAGCAGCGAGCATCTGGACTTTCACGGCAACCTAGAGCAGTATTTCGCCGAGAAACGCAAACTGATCGAGCGCTCGCCCTTCGCTGTGCTGAACGCCGATGATCCGTGGACGGAGCGCCTCAAGTTGGGCCAGCATGTCACTTACAGCGCCGAGGGCAACGAAGCCGACTGGCAAGCTCAGCACGTTGAAGAGCAGTCCGGCGGCCTCGCCTTCAAAGTCGTTTCTCCTGCTGGAACCTTCGACGCTTTCTTGCCAATGATTGGCCGCTTCAACGTCAGCAACGCGCTGGCAGGCATGGCGGCGGCGCACCACTTGGGAGCCACTGCCGAACAGTTAGCGGCGGGTCTGGCCAGCTTCGCGGGCGTGCCGGGCCGGATGGAACGGGTGACGCGCCAAACGTCCGTGCCCAGTCTCTTAGGGCCGAGAGTCATCGTCGACTTTGCCCACACGCCGCCGAGTTTGGAAAAAGCGCTGGGCACCTTGCGGGCCACCACTAGCGGGCAACTGATCGTGGTGATCGGCTCAGCGGGCGGCCCCCGCGATCCCAGCAAGCGCGGGCCGCTGGGCGAGGTCGCTGCTCGAATGGCCGACGAGGTAATTTTCACTGAAGAGGATTGCCGCGACACCCCCCTCTCAGACATCCTCAGTGCCATGGCGGAGGGCGCTCAAGCAGCGGGGCGCAGCAATTACTGCTTGGTGCCAGACCGCAGGCAGGCCATCAGTCATGCGGTGCGCTTGGCTGGCCCCGGCGACACGGTGCTGCTGGCCGGAAAGGGACCAGAAGAAACGCTGGAACGCTTAAACGAAACAGTTCCTTGGAACGAAGTCGAGGAAGCGCGGGCGGCCTTGGAGCTGTGGGGATAA
- a CDS encoding deoxynucleoside kinase, which produces MYLAVSGNIGSGKSSLTRLLSERYSLRPVYEPYAENPYLEDFYRDMRRYSFHSQVYFLSKRLEQHLTLVNGAVYVIQDRTVFEDAGVFARNLYEGGQMEERDWQTYLGLYQGILPALRVPDLLIHLDASLPTLRSRIAVRGRDYEQSIPDEYLARLGTLYDRWADEYDYSPVIRVPGDDFDFVHDSSAFSWICQQIEARGYGLPLLR; this is translated from the coding sequence ATGTATTTAGCGGTCAGCGGCAACATCGGCAGCGGCAAGAGCAGCCTGACCCGTCTGCTCTCGGAGCGCTACAGCCTGCGCCCAGTCTACGAGCCCTACGCCGAAAACCCGTATTTGGAAGACTTTTACCGGGACATGCGGCGCTACTCGTTTCACTCGCAGGTCTACTTTCTGAGCAAGAGATTAGAGCAGCATCTCACCTTGGTTAACGGCGCGGTGTACGTCATTCAAGACCGCACGGTGTTTGAAGACGCCGGGGTGTTTGCCCGCAACCTCTACGAGGGCGGCCAGATGGAGGAGCGCGATTGGCAGACCTATTTGGGCCTGTATCAGGGGATTTTACCGGCCCTGCGGGTGCCAGATCTGCTGATTCACCTCGATGCCTCGCTGCCGACCCTAAGGAGCCGCATCGCCGTGCGCGGGCGCGACTACGAGCAGAGCATTCCCGACGAGTATCTGGCCCGCCTCGGCACCCTGTATGACCGCTGGGCCGACGAATACGACTACAGTCCGGTCATCCGGGTGCCGGGCGACGATTTTGATTTTGTCCACGATTCCTCGGCGTTCAGTTGGATCTGTCAGCAAATAGAAGCGCGGGGCTACGGCCTGCCGCTGCTGCGCTGA